AACCTGGCGGAACACTACGAATTCGACGGGAACTTCCATGCGGATCTTCTAAAGATGTTCCGCAAGAAGTTTGGCGTGGAAATGAACAAGGAGGATATGTTTGCGGTCTCCATGGAAGATGAGGACTACAAGCTTGCCGCCAAGATGGTTCGCTTCATGCTTGAAAAAGCGGATTCTGCTTTCAATGCTTTTAAGACGGCCCAGGCCAAGCAGTCCAGGGAATATTTCCAAAGCAGGCTTGATTCCTGCGAGCATGTGCTTGATTCCCTATTGGAAAACTTTGTGAAGTTCCAGAAGGAAAATAATTTCTACGATCCCGAAATCCAGCTAGAGTCTACCCTCAAGTACATGAGTTCCTTGCAGGCAAAGCGTGAGGAAGTTGCCATGGAGATGGCCTTCGAAAAGGCCGACCGTGGTACAGACAGCAGGCGTTACGACGAATTGAGCAAGCGCTATGATGGCGTGAATGCGGCCTTGAATGGAGCTTTGAACGGCAAGAACAGCAATGTGGGTATGGTCGCCTTGAAGAAGTCTCCGCAGCTTGGCTTGGAATACATGCGTCGTGAAAATGAAATCCGGGTTCAGGAAGCCATGTACAAGCTGCTCCGTCAACAGAGTGAACAATTGAAGCTGGAAGAAGCAAAGATGCTTACCAATCTTCACATTCTGGAACCGCCTTGGGAGAATGACAAGAAGATTTATCCTCTCCGTGGCGTGACCCTGGTGTTCACGTTTGCTGTAGCGGTCTTGATCGGATCGATTCTCTGCAGTCTTCTCACCTACTTTGAGGAAGAAGAGAAAAAGGGGTCCGACGTAGCTAGGGAATGGATCGCCTTCAAGGGATTCTTCTCTAGAAAGTCCAAGGGATAGCAAATGTTCTCCTGGGTAATGGAATATCCAGAGTCGACCTTCGCTTTCCTGCTGTCGCTCTTTTGCCTTGTGCAGGCTATCTGGCTTAAGCGCGATTTTTTTAGCCCTATTACCGTCTATTGTTTCTCCCAGAGCATTACCCTTGGAATCGCATTCTTGCGTCTTGATCCGGCCATGACGGATTTCAAGCCCAAGACATGGATGATATGGATTCTTGGGATGGTTGCCTTTTGTACAGGAAGTTTTCTGGTAAAGCTCTACGCGAAGTCCAAGCGAATTCCGTGTGAGGTTGTTGCTTCGACTCCTGCCAAAAATTACAACTGGCATCTGCACTTGTTCTTTTCCTTTGCTGCGTTCCTCCTTTTTCTTGTGGGAGTGTACGGAGTTGTTCAGACGGCTGGCAACCTGTTGATTTTTACCGGCGACCCTGCGAAGTGGATGTCCAAGGATGTGAATTATGGTTACTACGCCTTGTTGATTAGCAGCGGGCCGTTGCCTGTTCTTCTCTTTGGTGTAGCTTCCTTCAAGAAGTTCAATAGTGATAATTTTGTCCGACTGGTATCCAAGTTCATGGTGATCTTTACCATTGTCTTGAACTTATGTGCCTATCCCAATAGAACGGCTTTGTTCTTTAACGTTGGATTTTTGATTATCCTGGTGAATTTCCTTTACAAGAGGATTTCTCCCATTGTCATCAGTTTTGTATTGGTTCTTGCTGTTGGCGCCTTCGTTGGTATCAGTAGCGTTCGTTCCCAGTACGGTGGAAGCGATGCGGAGGGCAAGGCCATGGATGTGGTGATGAAACTTCCCTACATGTATGTGGCCAACAACTACTGGAACTTGGATTATGCTGTCAACTCTCCGCCGGATAGGGAGATTCACCCCCACACTTACGGCGTTGATTTCTTTCATGGGATATTTGAATATGCCCGAGTTAGCGGTAGTTTTAGAACCAGTTTCCGCTGGGATGATGCCTTTAACGAAAGAATCCAAAAGGTATATGGCTTCAATACGGTGAACTACCTGTGGGATGTGTACAAGGACTTCTTTATCTTTGGCGTATTCTTCTTCCCGTTGCTGTGCGGTATGGGACTGACCCTTCTGTACCTTAAGCTGTGTAGACCGTTTACGCCGCGGCAGGTGGCGCTGTACACCTTCTTCATCTACTTCGTTGGATGGTGGTTCTTTACGTCGGGCTACAAGCAGGGCATTTACTGTATCTGGGGTGCGCTTGTATTTGTTGTGACCACCATATGTTCCTTCCGGCCGAGAAACGAGATTGCTAAGGACGGTTCTCCAGAGAAAGCCGGCGAGTTACCAGCGGATGCGCTTGTTGCGAATGAAGTAGACCAGAAGCTGGAAGCTAAGTAGCAGATCGCCTGTGAGGGTCAGTGCCGGAATGTAGTATCCGGCGGAATTTCCGTTAGACAATAGCTTTGCGCCGCCGATGCAGGCTGCGATGTTCAGGACGCCGCCGGCGGTAATCATGGCGCCGTAGGTCCAGGTACGTTTTTCCTTGAGCATGGTGGAGATCATTCCCATGCGGGTTGCCTGAAGGATGAGCGACATGGAAAGGATTCTCAGGCAGAAACTGCTGGTTGCAAGGACGTCGTCTGTCCAGGGGGCGGCAAAGAAGATTAGCTTGAGTGTGAATTCTGGAAACAGCCAGAAGGGGGAGGATACGGCCGCGATGAACAGGGTGAAGACTGCCTGGTCCCTGAGATGTAGCACGCGGCTGTCTGTCTGGTGAAGCGTTATCAGGCTGCTGGAGATGAAGTGTACCATGAGACCTGACGCCAGGACTATTAGTTTGTTAGCAAAATTGTAGGAGCCGAGGAAGGAGTCGCTGGTGAAGGCTGCCACCGTGTAGAGGCCCACGGGAAGGTAGGCGAAGCTGGTGATACTTGCCAGGGCGTAGGGGAGGGCGGATTTCAGCATCAGCCCGAAGAACTGAATGGTGTGGCGGCCAAGGCGGAGCACTTGCAGGCTGAAGGCCTGGCGAACGCCAAAGCCGAAGGCAGGGAGCGCAGCCAAGACCATGGCTCCTGCGATGGCGGGAATGGAATCGAATTTAAAGTACCAGAGCGCAATTCCCATGACCGTGGAATAGGAGATGGTGTGAAGCACCTTGGAGATGAGAAGTTTTTTCCAGAAATTTCCGCAGATGAAGTACCAGTCGAAGAATGCATGCTGGAACAACAGGCCAAAGGCGAGGACCAGTTCCCCAAGGAATGCGGGACTGTCCTTGCGGACGGTGCAGGCGAAGATCACCATGGCGACTGCCGTTAGGGCAGTCATGGCTAGCCTTAGCTGAAGGACGT
The genomic region above belongs to Fibrobacter sp. and contains:
- a CDS encoding lipopolysaccharide biosynthesis protein, which translates into the protein MEKQPSIGLIEILLKAINSDLKHFKLFSFIVLLPTIIVFVCVMWVIKPMYAATAVVTPPASSSPSLNGLSSMLGGAAGMSSLLGLSTSDDDANAVWTIFNSWELHNQVIEEFNLAEHYEFDGNFHADLLKMFRKKFGVEMNKEDMFAVSMEDEDYKLAAKMVRFMLEKADSAFNAFKTAQAKQSREYFQSRLDSCEHVLDSLLENFVKFQKENNFYDPEIQLESTLKYMSSLQAKREEVAMEMAFEKADRGTDSRRYDELSKRYDGVNAALNGALNGKNSNVGMVALKKSPQLGLEYMRRENEIRVQEAMYKLLRQQSEQLKLEEAKMLTNLHILEPPWENDKKIYPLRGVTLVFTFAVAVLIGSILCSLLTYFEEEEKKGSDVAREWIAFKGFFSRKSKG
- a CDS encoding oligosaccharide flippase family protein; the protein is MQALKNIKIGVFISLVNILIQGVSVLVQNIIANNLGIVKFGYFGILQSDYTIFCALADFGMATLILAFFGKRATEGRLFTNVLQLRLAMTALTAVAMVIFACTVRKDSPAFLGELVLAFGLLFQHAFFDWYFICGNFWKKLLISKVLHTISYSTVMGIALWYFKFDSIPAIAGAMVLAALPAFGFGVRQAFSLQVLRLGRHTIQFFGLMLKSALPYALASITSFAYLPVGLYTVAAFTSDSFLGSYNFANKLIVLASGLMVHFISSSLITLHQTDSRVLHLRDQAVFTLFIAAVSSPFWLFPEFTLKLIFFAAPWTDDVLATSSFCLRILSMSLILQATRMGMISTMLKEKRTWTYGAMITAGGVLNIAACIGGAKLLSNGNSAGYYIPALTLTGDLLLSFQLLVYFIRNKRIRW
- a CDS encoding oligosaccharide repeat unit polymerase, with product MFSWVMEYPESTFAFLLSLFCLVQAIWLKRDFFSPITVYCFSQSITLGIAFLRLDPAMTDFKPKTWMIWILGMVAFCTGSFLVKLYAKSKRIPCEVVASTPAKNYNWHLHLFFSFAAFLLFLVGVYGVVQTAGNLLIFTGDPAKWMSKDVNYGYYALLISSGPLPVLLFGVASFKKFNSDNFVRLVSKFMVIFTIVLNLCAYPNRTALFFNVGFLIILVNFLYKRISPIVISFVLVLAVGAFVGISSVRSQYGGSDAEGKAMDVVMKLPYMYVANNYWNLDYAVNSPPDREIHPHTYGVDFFHGIFEYARVSGSFRTSFRWDDAFNERIQKVYGFNTVNYLWDVYKDFFIFGVFFFPLLCGMGLTLLYLKLCRPFTPRQVALYTFFIYFVGWWFFTSGYKQGIYCIWGALVFVVTTICSFRPRNEIAKDGSPEKAGELPADALVANEVDQKLEAK